The proteins below are encoded in one region of Lytechinus pictus isolate F3 Inbred chromosome 11, Lp3.0, whole genome shotgun sequence:
- the LOC135155958 gene encoding mucin-22-like, translating into MENGSMVFPTQSGTAIFIDKLHCTGEEHDITECRAYRLKERCDSTYGPAAAFCGPAPTTMGSTTLSSTSDVTTTISTTTTESTVTTPLPIINGAATTSSVIEDVTTTVTSTNSVPPTGTEGKMSSDATEISEAEGDSTLVLMSDLTTAGTEDTGISVRSGTVSTFSGTEEIKPLSTTNGIETTGNAVNGITEETTSIVDVSNFPHNRGTTQLYPMKNFATITGSTGLKGIRSNDVTGGTGSKGNGSFDNSQVNASSTIGNTNTESIGITRINSMDDAVTLHTGTKRKTGLPSGNDVAASSNTATESVTVIFTDDAPSLGTGANGNTKLHSKNYVDPPSTGSWEPTTSASRNDVSHFTGGKGTTKGLPSYKYISTPTDESKGTTARKFLPATNYVSTIVNNWSKGLAALARTEDEDTPGTSSKTNSFSLQPNDKMGSDSKSPLSPTMQLNSESGNDLVPGVIINTPTYSMDAEASDTVSITKMSISTDSQVWTVIYKTSVQTNIVTEVVVVPTTGPDRLTPDPTSMTIPDEIMTSIGKTPYLDFIVATEGQFSRGIANSGGQNKSFYNEGKYVTSDIDGKIQNQASPDDRKQYGNISGNRQNCWTIVKYRWHPGGICTE; encoded by the exons ATGGAGAATGGCAGTATGGTATTCCCAACACAAAGTGGTACAGCAATCTTCATTGACAAGTTACATTGTACTGGTGAGGAGCACGATATCACTGAGTGCAGAGCGTACCGTCTGAAGGAGAGGTGTGATTCTACGTATGGTCCCGCCGCTGCATTTTGTGGACCAG CCCCTACAACCATGGGATCTACAACGTTATCCTCTACGAGTGATGTTACCACAACGATTTCCACAACGACTACTGAAAGCACAGTAACTACCCCATTACCGATCATTAATGGTGCTGCTACTACATCATCTGTTATCGAGGACGTTACGACCACAGTTACTTCGACGAATAGTGTTCCTCCTACAGGTACTGAAGGAAAGATGTCAAGCGATGCCACGGAAATATCAGAAGCAGAAGGAGATTCCACTTTAGTTTTAATGAGTGACCTTACTACTGCAGGTACCGAAGACACGGGTATTTCAGTACGAAGTGGTACCGTTTCTACATTTTCTGGAACTGAAGAAATCAAACCATTATCTACAACAAATGGAATTGAAACTACGGGTAATGCTGTCAACGGAATCACAGAGGAAACTACTTCGATCGTTGATGTTTCTAATTTTCCCCACAACAGGGGAACCACCCAATTATATCCAATGAAGAATTTTGCTACTATTACTGGAAGCACTGGATTAAAGGGAATACGAAGTAATGATGTAACTGGGGGTACTGGATCCAAAGGAAATGGTTCATTTGATAACAGTCAGGTCAATGCTTCATCTACTATTGGGAATACGAATACTGAATCTATAGGAATTACCCGAATAAATAGCATGGATGACGCTGTAACTTTACATACAGGAACCAAGCGAAAGACAGGATTGCCTTCCGGGAATGATGTTGCAGCTTCATCTAATACAGCCACTGAATCTGTCACAGTGATTTTTACTGATGACGCTCCTTCTCTAGGTACTGGAGCTAATGGAAATACTAAATTACATTCGAAGAATTATGTTGATCCTCCATCTACTGGATCTTGGGAGCCTACCACATCTGCGTCCAGGAATGACGTTTCCCACTTTACCGGAGGCAAGGGAACCACTAAAGGTTTACCTTCATACAAATATATTTCCACTCCAACTGATGAAAGCAAAGGGACCACTGCAAGAAAATTTTTACCTGCAACAAACTATGTTTCTACTATAGTTAATAACTGGAGCAAAGGACTTGCAGCGTTAGCCAGAACGGAGGATGAAGATACACCTGGGACTTCTTCCAAGACCAATTCATTTTCACTCCAACCAAACGATAAGATGGGAAGCGATTCGAAATCCCCGCTGTCGCCTACAATGCAACTCAACTCAGAAAGTGGAAATGACTTAGTACCAGGTGTTATTATCAATACACCTACATACTCAATGGATGCGGAGGCTTCAGATACCGTGTCTATCACAAAAATGTCTATCTCTACCGATAGTCAAGTTTGGACGGTTATCTATAAGACAAGTGTTCAGACCAACATCGTGACCGAAGTAGTCGTAGTTCCTACCACCGGACCAGACAGATTGACTCCGGATCCTACATCGATGACTATACCTGATGAAATAATGACGTCGATTG GCAAAACTCCCTATCTCGATTTCATTGTTGCCACCGAGGGACAATTCTCCAGGGGCATTGCCAACAGTGGAGGACAAAATAAAAGTTTCTACAACGAAGGAAAGTATGTTACAAGTGACATCGATGGAAAAATACAGAACCAAGCCTCTCCCGACGACAGAAAGCAGTATGGGAACATTTCTGGTAACCGACAAAATTGTTGGACCATCGTCAAATACAGGTGGCACCCAGGTGGGATTTGTACTGAATGA